One window from the genome of Gammaproteobacteria bacterium encodes:
- a CDS encoding 1-acyl-sn-glycerol-3-phosphate acyltransferase: MDRIPRLIAGLTGSAAAVFYRVDRHGPPLPDGPVIVAANHPNSLVDPLLIFRCSERITRPLGRAPLFDRRLLGPALRALGAIPVYRRQDDPDEMHRNEEMFSAAIDVLRGGGALQIFPEGKSHSQTRLAEFRTGAARIALQAEESADWRLGVSIVPVGITYSRKELARTAVTVRFAEAVECTDLKEEYRADPVAAAQRLTARIAKGIRRQTLNFDHHRDRTLVEVSEQLYVRQSRRVPWRRRERLGTRFPRLQRFAKGLDWVRRADPGEHRRLTDKVERYAALNAELRAGEGDVPPRYSLLPVVQYVLVRGTLLVLGLPLAVAGLLLWTPVTRFSGFVVRRMRPEFEVTATIKLLTLLAAVSTAWVLWVFMGYLAGGTPVALAAALLVPICGFVAMFWVELAREVAEDTSLFLRLQGRPDLRRRFARMRSELTATFRRLEKRWLEERRAGGVHGEGGKERRP, encoded by the coding sequence TTGGATCGAATACCGAGGCTGATTGCCGGCCTGACCGGTTCGGCGGCGGCGGTCTTCTACCGCGTCGACCGGCACGGGCCGCCCCTGCCCGACGGCCCCGTGATCGTGGCGGCCAACCACCCCAACAGCCTCGTCGACCCGCTGCTGATCTTCCGCTGCAGCGAGCGCATCACGCGCCCCCTGGGCCGGGCTCCGCTATTCGATCGTCGACTGCTGGGACCGGCCCTGCGGGCTCTCGGAGCAATTCCCGTCTACCGCAGGCAGGACGATCCAGACGAGATGCACCGCAACGAGGAGATGTTCAGCGCGGCGATCGACGTGCTCCGGGGCGGGGGCGCGCTCCAGATCTTTCCGGAGGGAAAAAGCCACTCACAGACCCGGCTGGCCGAGTTTCGCACGGGCGCCGCGCGCATCGCGCTGCAGGCGGAGGAGAGCGCCGATTGGCGGCTCGGCGTGTCGATCGTCCCCGTGGGAATCACCTACTCGCGCAAGGAGCTGGCGCGGACGGCGGTGACCGTGCGCTTCGCGGAGGCGGTCGAGTGTACCGACCTGAAGGAGGAGTACCGGGCAGACCCCGTCGCCGCGGCGCAGAGGCTCACCGCGCGCATCGCGAAGGGGATCCGGCGCCAGACGCTCAACTTCGACCACCACCGCGACCGGACGCTCGTGGAGGTGTCAGAGCAGCTCTACGTGCGCCAGTCGCGCCGGGTGCCGTGGCGCAGGCGCGAACGCTTGGGAACCCGTTTCCCCCGCCTGCAGCGCTTCGCGAAGGGGCTCGACTGGGTCAGAAGGGCGGATCCGGGCGAGCATCGCCGGCTGACCGACAAAGTGGAGCGGTACGCCGCGCTCAACGCCGAACTCCGCGCGGGGGAGGGAGACGTGCCGCCCCGCTACAGCCTCCTCCCGGTGGTGCAATACGTCCTCGTGCGGGGGACCCTGCTGGTGCTGGGCCTCCCCCTCGCGGTGGCGGGACTCCTGCTCTGGACGCCGGTGACCCGGTTTTCCGGTTTCGTCGTGCGGCGCATGCGACCAGAATTCGAGGTCACGGCGACGATCAAGTTGCTGACGCTCCTGGCGGCGGTGTCCACAGCCTGGGTTCTGTGGGTCTTCATGGGCTACCTGGCAGGGGGGACGCCGGTCGCCCTGGCCGCCGCGCTGCTGGTTCCGATATGCGGCTTCGTCGCCATGTTCTGGGTGGAACTGGCTCGCGAGGTCGCTGAAGACACGTCCCTGTTCCTCAGGCTGCAGGGCCGACCCGATCTCCGCAGACGCTTCGCCCGGATGCGGTCGGAGCTCACCGCAACCTTCCGCCGGCTGGAGAAGCGCTGGCTGGAGGAGCGGCGTGCGGGTGGTGTACATGGGGAGGGCGGCAAAGAGAGGCGTCCATGA
- a CDS encoding TonB-dependent receptor: protein MTPLDPLSSRCLSLAIAAFLLSLSAPAPATAQTTGAIEGTTIGTNGFPMSGALVTVTGAAVSQESVTGADGSFRFADLAAGDYVVTAMLPGFQTAELQVTLAAGATEAVQLTLQIAYVLDTLSVVAEEPRIFARNFVPESMIRQQSKITNVTAVVDNLPGVSVQEGDAYGFDDWSSNVAVRGFQVTINDVQIGTTIDGFPNGTSDYWSGAKANRFVDPMNLASVEVSQGTADIASRSVEALGGTFNYLTDDPAAERAYTASATIGENGGERFSMRVDTGPLFGGETRAWIAGVRQEATDWMEGSARNEREHIAAKLVSSHGRLDLTGYLSYDDIHEDVYQRLYSDADFRADPRWDRLVGDWPGVPYLNQFYRPGWQTRRQNTFAYVRADWAQSELGSLSAGVYYHRTGGRGDWLPPYIVDVIDDHGGPESELAGNPPVRGGTQLGIIRFVDANGVAVGPTPGCTSSYIFNYYGSGGPEVDPACHPGATAVQSYRHSHYGKDRYGLTLDEEWSATLGSAGSALRAGIWYEGSRRHLGRDWHRMLDPTLSFKWDYQAYWHQYEWDFPQNIFKWYLEETLYVGRFALSGGVKQFLIGVSREDQFHADPSLDIGSDSQLLFQGGVTYETPVEGLDLFAGYSENFRAIGSTLLEVPGRSLELLEPETASNIDVGIQYAGERVALSAAWYSIDFTNRIFYLGPQTPAGPNYLIPGGGAYFNAGGIETSGLEVAATVPLSGQTSFYTAFTFNNSEYIGSGDPLVDESQGIVAGADVTGVPARLWVISLDRNGPLGGGLSAKYTSSRRVSLTADWYADAYWTADAYVTLRGEALSELLRSTEFSIVATNLGGAAYLSAITENAAWLGAPRTVSMTATVSF, encoded by the coding sequence CGTCACGGGCGCGGACGGCTCCTTCCGGTTCGCGGATCTGGCCGCCGGCGACTACGTCGTCACGGCGATGCTCCCCGGTTTCCAGACGGCCGAGCTTCAGGTCACGCTCGCGGCGGGCGCCACGGAAGCCGTCCAGCTGACTCTGCAGATCGCCTATGTGCTCGACACGCTCAGCGTCGTCGCCGAGGAGCCCCGGATCTTCGCCCGCAACTTCGTCCCCGAGTCGATGATCCGGCAGCAGTCGAAGATCACCAACGTGACGGCGGTGGTGGACAACCTTCCCGGTGTCTCGGTCCAGGAGGGGGACGCGTACGGCTTCGACGACTGGTCGAGCAACGTGGCCGTGCGCGGCTTCCAGGTAACGATCAACGATGTCCAGATCGGCACCACCATCGACGGCTTTCCGAACGGCACCTCCGACTACTGGAGCGGCGCCAAGGCCAACCGCTTCGTCGACCCGATGAACCTCGCGAGCGTCGAGGTTTCACAGGGCACGGCCGACATCGCCTCGCGGTCCGTCGAGGCGCTGGGCGGCACGTTCAACTACCTCACGGACGATCCGGCGGCGGAGCGTGCCTACACCGCGTCCGCCACGATCGGCGAAAACGGCGGCGAGCGGTTCTCCATGCGGGTCGACACCGGACCGCTGTTCGGCGGGGAGACGCGCGCCTGGATCGCCGGGGTACGCCAGGAGGCGACCGACTGGATGGAGGGCTCCGCGAGGAACGAGCGGGAGCACATCGCCGCCAAGCTGGTTTCGTCGCACGGCCGCCTCGACCTGACCGGCTATCTCTCCTACGACGACATCCACGAGGACGTCTACCAGCGGCTCTACAGCGACGCCGACTTCAGGGCCGATCCGCGCTGGGACCGGCTGGTCGGCGACTGGCCCGGCGTGCCCTACCTGAACCAGTTCTACCGGCCCGGGTGGCAGACCCGCCGCCAGAACACCTTCGCCTACGTCAGAGCCGACTGGGCGCAGAGCGAACTCGGTTCGCTGAGCGCGGGCGTCTACTACCATCGCACCGGGGGCCGCGGCGACTGGCTGCCCCCCTACATCGTCGACGTCATCGATGACCACGGCGGACCGGAGTCGGAGCTCGCAGGGAATCCACCCGTCAGAGGCGGCACGCAGCTCGGCATCATCCGCTTCGTGGACGCCAACGGCGTCGCGGTCGGACCGACCCCCGGGTGCACGTCGTCCTACATCTTCAACTACTACGGTTCGGGCGGGCCGGAGGTCGACCCGGCATGCCATCCGGGCGCCACGGCGGTGCAGTCGTACCGCCACAGCCACTACGGCAAGGACCGCTACGGCCTGACCCTCGACGAGGAGTGGTCCGCCACCCTGGGCAGCGCCGGCAGCGCGCTCCGGGCCGGCATCTGGTATGAGGGCTCGCGGCGCCACCTGGGCCGGGACTGGCACCGCATGCTCGATCCCACGCTCAGCTTCAAGTGGGACTATCAGGCCTACTGGCACCAGTACGAGTGGGATTTCCCGCAGAACATCTTCAAGTGGTACCTGGAGGAGACGCTCTACGTGGGCCGGTTCGCCCTGAGCGGCGGCGTCAAGCAGTTCCTGATCGGCGTGTCGCGCGAAGACCAGTTCCATGCCGATCCATCGCTCGACATCGGTTCCGATTCGCAGCTGCTCTTCCAGGGCGGCGTCACTTACGAGACGCCGGTCGAAGGCCTCGACCTGTTCGCAGGCTATTCCGAGAACTTCAGGGCGATCGGCAGCACGCTGCTGGAAGTCCCGGGCCGGAGCCTGGAGCTCCTCGAGCCCGAGACCGCATCGAACATCGATGTCGGGATTCAGTATGCGGGAGAACGGGTTGCGTTGAGCGCTGCGTGGTACTCCATCGATTTCACGAACCGGATCTTCTACCTCGGACCGCAAACCCCCGCCGGTCCCAACTACCTCATTCCGGGAGGCGGGGCCTACTTCAACGCGGGCGGCATCGAAACAAGCGGCCTCGAGGTGGCCGCCACGGTGCCGTTGTCGGGGCAAACGTCGTTCTACACGGCCTTCACGTTCAACAACTCGGAGTACATCGGGTCCGGTGATCCGCTCGTCGACGAAAGCCAGGGCATCGTGGCCGGAGCCGACGTGACAGGCGTGCCGGCCCGGCTCTGGGTCATCTCACTCGACCGCAACGGGCCGCTCGGCGGCGGGCTTTCCGCAAAGTACACGTCGTCCCGCCGGGTCAGCCTGACCGCGGACTGGTACGCCGACGCCTACTGGACGGCGGACGCCTACGTCACCCTGAGGGGCGAGGCCCTGAGTGAGCTGCTCCGCTCGACCGAGTTCTCGATCGTTGCGACCAACCTGGGCGGCGCGGCCTATCTGTCGGCCATCACCGAGAACGCGGCCTGGCTGGGCGCGCCGCGAACGGTGTCCATGACCGCGACCGTGTCCTTCTGA
- a CDS encoding PSD1 and planctomycete cytochrome C domain-containing protein has product MRPNVSLGISGFFGALLFAGLAALLFAVPASAQSPEEFFENRVRPVLAESCMDCHGRLRRGNLRLNSREAMMRGGDSGPAIIPGDPDGSLLIQTVRHEIEGQEMPRDEDPLTPQQIEGLIEWIRMDAPWPAVAEGAEGTEGAVLALADEGLSPGARLFVDRVRPVLERSCFSCHTDDERSGLRLDSRERMLQGGSRGPAIIPGNPEQSLIIAALRHVDEDLQMPRNADQLPDTEIQGFIDWIQAGAEWAEITAPLAIPRRGVTAAERDFWSFRPLADPAIPEPERAGWAHTDIDRFVLAKIEEQGLEPLGAAGRRQLIRRATFGLTGLPPTPEDVEAFVSDTSPDAFEKVVDRLLASPHYGERWGRHWLDVARFGEDDTRGLAPGGSGRERYPNAYIQRDWVVEAFNRDMPYDLFVKAQIAGDLLEEAERERAIPALGFLGGGPWYYDIADPPVARADERHDRVDVTTRGFLGLTVGCARCHDHKYDPIGTHDYYALAGIFSNSDYHEYPIAEKDEAEAYEKEKEFIDGLRTSLNEYLSTEGEQLTRVLSLQVSRYMMAAWQVTGRPQLPAERAASQAKVDLETLQRWIRFLGKEPRHYPYLVDWQEMIARGDAEEDEAQGLADAFQRLVLEVVAEQEKLEERNQRIIAKGMPLEEVKSTPMPNGFESFFDQHQLELETMERERFNLYSDIFRSDLDNQLDTFFPAPGLFRFRGWGLERQLGRVAMDHISAMRERIEELEEELPDLPFAMGVADREPEDLTDIALHIRGSPTNLGEAVPRGFLTVLDEEGAEPYAEGSGRLQLAEAIAAHPITARVIVNRVWRWHMGTGIVDTPSNFGVMGERPTNPELLEYLASRFVESGMSIKQLHRDIMLSATYQLASGRNAGNEQIDGANRYYWRADRRRLDAESIRDAILSVSGDLDATVGGPSKSLRDEQNNRRTIYGEVSRFQVDEFLQTFDFPNPSLSAERRYTTNVPGQSLYFMNSPFVRRQADLFVKRLLEETADAELVAEDGEEGNGRSGNGSNGNGANGDHANGAAEGDDTDDASVIFRDREMIEAAYPLLYSRDVTEPEIAAGIEFLEERRTAFLAEELAKLEDESGDEAEADASEADAGAAEVDEAREGAGANEDEDARDEGDAGEDASPDAAPDTPEHRASMQAWIQYARALFSVAEFRFVD; this is encoded by the coding sequence ATGAGGCCAAACGTCAGCCTCGGCATTTCCGGTTTCTTCGGCGCGCTGCTGTTCGCCGGGCTGGCCGCGCTGCTGTTCGCCGTTCCCGCCTCCGCGCAATCCCCCGAAGAGTTCTTCGAGAACCGTGTGCGGCCGGTGCTGGCCGAAAGCTGCATGGACTGCCACGGGCGGTTGCGCCGCGGGAATCTGCGCCTCAACTCGCGCGAGGCGATGATGCGCGGGGGTGATTCCGGTCCCGCGATCATCCCGGGGGATCCCGACGGGAGCCTGCTCATCCAGACGGTGCGTCACGAGATCGAGGGGCAGGAGATGCCTCGCGACGAGGATCCGCTCACGCCGCAGCAGATCGAGGGGCTCATCGAGTGGATTCGCATGGATGCGCCCTGGCCCGCAGTGGCGGAGGGGGCGGAAGGCACGGAGGGGGCAGTGCTGGCCCTCGCCGATGAGGGCCTCTCGCCCGGCGCGCGCCTCTTCGTCGACCGGGTCCGCCCCGTCCTCGAACGCAGCTGTTTCTCCTGTCACACCGACGATGAACGGAGCGGCCTGCGGCTCGATTCCAGGGAGCGGATGCTTCAGGGAGGCAGTCGCGGCCCCGCGATCATCCCCGGCAACCCCGAGCAGAGCCTCATCATCGCCGCGCTCCGGCATGTTGACGAGGACCTGCAGATGCCGCGCAACGCGGACCAGCTGCCCGACACGGAGATCCAGGGCTTCATCGACTGGATCCAGGCCGGGGCGGAGTGGGCCGAGATCACGGCGCCGCTGGCGATCCCCAGGCGCGGAGTCACCGCCGCCGAACGCGACTTCTGGTCGTTCCGGCCGCTGGCCGATCCCGCCATCCCGGAGCCCGAACGCGCCGGCTGGGCCCACACCGACATCGACCGCTTCGTGCTCGCGAAGATCGAGGAGCAGGGGCTCGAACCGCTGGGTGCTGCAGGCCGCCGCCAGCTCATCCGGCGCGCCACCTTCGGCCTGACCGGCCTGCCTCCGACCCCCGAGGATGTCGAGGCCTTCGTCAGCGACACTTCGCCCGACGCGTTCGAGAAGGTCGTCGACCGGCTGCTGGCCTCTCCCCACTACGGCGAGCGCTGGGGCCGGCACTGGCTGGACGTGGCCCGCTTCGGCGAGGACGACACCCGCGGGCTCGCACCGGGCGGTTCGGGACGCGAGCGCTACCCCAACGCCTACATCCAGCGCGACTGGGTGGTCGAAGCCTTCAACCGCGACATGCCCTACGACCTCTTCGTCAAGGCGCAGATCGCCGGCGACCTGCTGGAGGAGGCCGAGCGCGAGCGCGCCATCCCGGCGCTGGGCTTCCTGGGGGGCGGCCCCTGGTACTACGACATCGCCGATCCGCCGGTGGCGCGCGCGGACGAGCGCCATGACCGGGTCGACGTGACCACGCGCGGGTTCCTGGGGCTCACGGTCGGCTGCGCCCGCTGCCACGACCACAAGTACGACCCCATCGGCACGCACGACTACTATGCCCTCGCGGGCATCTTCAGCAACTCCGACTATCACGAATATCCGATTGCGGAAAAAGACGAAGCCGAGGCCTACGAGAAGGAAAAGGAGTTCATAGACGGCCTCCGGACGAGTCTCAACGAGTACCTGAGCACCGAGGGCGAACAGTTGACGCGCGTTCTCTCGCTCCAGGTCTCGCGCTACATGATGGCCGCGTGGCAGGTGACCGGCAGGCCGCAGCTTCCGGCCGAGCGGGCCGCGTCGCAGGCCAAGGTCGACCTCGAGACGCTGCAGCGCTGGATCCGCTTCCTGGGCAAGGAACCGAGGCACTATCCGTATCTCGTCGACTGGCAGGAGATGATCGCGCGCGGCGACGCCGAGGAGGACGAAGCCCAGGGACTCGCGGACGCCTTCCAGCGCCTGGTGCTCGAAGTGGTCGCCGAGCAGGAGAAGCTCGAGGAGCGCAACCAGCGCATCATCGCCAAAGGCATGCCGCTCGAGGAAGTGAAGTCGACGCCGATGCCCAACGGCTTCGAGAGCTTCTTCGACCAGCACCAGCTCGAGCTCGAGACCATGGAGCGCGAGCGCTTCAACCTTTACTCCGACATCTTCCGCAGCGACCTCGACAACCAGTTGGACACCTTCTTCCCCGCGCCGGGGCTGTTCCGGTTCCGCGGATGGGGGCTCGAGCGGCAGCTCGGGCGCGTGGCGATGGATCACATCTCGGCCATGCGCGAGCGCATCGAGGAGCTGGAGGAGGAGCTCCCCGATCTGCCCTTCGCCATGGGCGTGGCCGACAGGGAGCCCGAGGACCTGACCGACATCGCGCTCCACATCCGCGGCAGCCCCACGAACCTCGGCGAAGCGGTGCCGCGCGGCTTCCTGACCGTGCTGGACGAGGAGGGCGCCGAGCCGTACGCCGAGGGAAGCGGCCGGCTGCAGCTCGCTGAAGCCATCGCCGCGCACCCGATCACCGCCCGCGTGATCGTGAACCGCGTATGGCGCTGGCACATGGGCACGGGCATCGTCGACACGCCCAGCAATTTCGGGGTGATGGGAGAGCGGCCCACGAACCCCGAGCTGCTGGAGTACCTGGCGTCGCGCTTCGTCGAAAGCGGCATGTCGATCAAGCAATTGCACCGCGACATTATGCTGTCGGCGACGTATCAGTTGGCGAGCGGCCGCAACGCGGGCAACGAGCAGATCGACGGGGCGAACCGCTACTACTGGCGGGCGGACCGCCGCCGCCTCGACGCCGAGAGCATACGCGACGCGATCCTCTCCGTGTCCGGCGATCTGGACGCGACCGTCGGCGGGCCTTCGAAGAGCCTGCGCGACGAGCAGAACAATCGCCGCACCATCTACGGCGAGGTGAGCCGCTTCCAGGTCGACGAGTTCCTGCAGACCTTCGACTTCCCCAACCCGAGCCTGTCCGCGGAGCGCCGCTACACCACCAACGTCCCCGGCCAGAGCCTCTACTTCATGAACAGCCCGTTCGTGCGGAGGCAGGCGGACCTGTTCGTGAAGAGACTGCTGGAGGAGACGGCTGACGCCGAGCTGGTTGCGGAGGATGGGGAGGAAGGGAACGGGCGTTCGGGCAATGGCAGCAACGGGAACGGCGCCAACGGCGACCACGCCAACGGCGCGGCAGAGGGCGACGATACCGACGATGCCTCCGTCATCTTCCGCGATCGTGAGATGATCGAAGCCGCATATCCGCTGCTCTATTCGCGGGATGTCACCGAGCCCGAGATCGCCGCGGGCATCGAGTTCCTCGAAGAGCGCCGGACCGCGTTCCTGGCGGAAGAGCTGGCGAAGCTCGAAGATGAGTCCGGTGACGAAGCCGAAGCAGATGCATCGGAGGCGGATGCGGGAGCTGCGGAGGTTGACGAGGCCAGGGAGGGTGCAGGGGCGAATGAGGATGAAGATGCCCGGGACGAGGGCGATGCGGGCGAGGACGCCTCGCCCGACGCCGCACCCGACACCCCCGAGCATCGCGCCTCCATGCAGGCGTGGATCCAGTACGCGCGAGCGCTGTTCAGCGTCGCGGAATTCAGGTTTGTGGACTGA
- a CDS encoding DUF1501 domain-containing protein produces the protein MSDHHHDHHGCGMIHGEPRTRREALKTMGAGFGMMAFASLVGTSMLEASNGLVSSMGTPLPRPDFEPRAKNVIFLFMNGGVSQVDTFDPKPMLEKYHGQPLPTGEIKTERRTGALMKSPFSFKRYGQSGIEVSELFPHVGECADDICVIRSMHTEIPNHEPSLLMMNTGHIQPGRPSLGSWLTYGLGTENRNLPGFVVLCPDQPTVVGPPLWSNAFLPPIHQGTYISDKVPRIEDDFDPERLIPNIRGEERNGDGQRREVDLIEKLNRLHMQRLEEEDPQIEGAIQVMETAYRMQTEAPDVFDIRGESEATQKLYGPGSTARGCLMAVRLIERGVRIVQVYYAKGDPWDAHTDIFQHRKNARDSDQPFAAVIKDLKSRGLFDDTLVVCGTEFGRTPVLETGGGGAGGRVVNGRDHNPFGFSIWLAGGGIKGGMTYGATDDFGFKAVENPVHIHDLHATILYLMGIDHEKLTYNYSGRDFRLTDVAGEVIHDIIA, from the coding sequence ATGTCTGACCATCATCACGATCACCACGGCTGCGGCATGATCCACGGGGAGCCGCGCACGCGGCGCGAAGCCCTGAAGACCATGGGCGCGGGCTTCGGCATGATGGCGTTCGCGAGCCTCGTGGGGACGTCGATGCTCGAGGCCTCGAACGGGCTCGTGTCGTCGATGGGCACGCCGCTGCCCAGGCCCGATTTCGAGCCGCGCGCGAAGAACGTCATCTTCCTGTTCATGAACGGGGGCGTGTCGCAGGTCGACACCTTCGATCCCAAGCCGATGCTCGAGAAGTATCACGGGCAGCCCCTGCCGACCGGCGAGATCAAGACCGAGCGGCGCACCGGCGCGCTCATGAAGTCGCCCTTCAGCTTCAAGCGCTACGGGCAGTCGGGGATCGAGGTCAGCGAGCTCTTCCCGCACGTGGGCGAGTGCGCGGACGACATCTGCGTGATCCGCTCGATGCACACCGAGATCCCGAACCACGAGCCCTCGCTGCTCATGATGAACACGGGGCACATCCAGCCGGGCCGGCCCTCGCTGGGATCGTGGCTCACGTACGGGCTCGGAACCGAGAACCGCAACCTTCCCGGGTTCGTGGTGCTCTGCCCGGACCAGCCCACCGTCGTCGGCCCGCCGCTCTGGAGCAACGCCTTCCTCCCGCCCATCCACCAGGGCACCTACATCTCCGACAAGGTGCCGAGGATCGAGGACGACTTCGACCCGGAGCGCCTGATCCCCAACATCCGCGGCGAGGAGAGGAACGGCGACGGCCAGCGCCGCGAGGTGGACCTGATCGAGAAGCTGAACCGGCTGCACATGCAGCGCCTGGAGGAGGAGGATCCGCAGATCGAGGGCGCGATCCAGGTGATGGAGACCGCCTACCGCATGCAGACCGAGGCCCCGGACGTGTTCGACATCCGCGGCGAGAGCGAGGCGACCCAGAAGCTGTACGGCCCCGGAAGCACCGCACGCGGATGCCTGATGGCGGTGCGGCTGATCGAGCGTGGCGTGCGCATCGTGCAGGTCTATTACGCGAAGGGCGATCCCTGGGATGCCCACACCGACATCTTCCAGCACCGCAAGAACGCCCGTGACTCCGACCAGCCCTTCGCCGCGGTGATCAAGGACCTCAAGTCACGGGGCCTCTTCGACGACACCCTGGTGGTGTGCGGCACCGAGTTCGGACGCACGCCCGTGCTTGAGACGGGGGGCGGAGGCGCCGGCGGACGCGTGGTCAACGGCCGTGACCACAACCCGTTCGGCTTCAGCATCTGGCTGGCCGGCGGCGGCATCAAGGGCGGCATGACCTACGGCGCCACCGACGACTTCGGCTTCAAGGCCGTCGAGAACCCGGTCCACATCCACGACCTGCACGCGACCATCCTCTACCTGATGGGCATCGACCACGAGAAGCTGACCTACAACTACAGCGGGCGTGATTTCCGGCTGACGGATGTGGCGGGCGAGGTGATTCACGACATCATCGCGTGA
- a CDS encoding VOC family protein encodes MTETPNGRFCWGELLTTDPEAAADFYAAVIGWGTREWEGSETPYSVWMNGEMPVGGFMRLPPEVAATGAPPHWLAYVSTPDAEACAVKAENLGGKLLNLFDIPEVGRMAIIADPQGAVITAYQPSDATPGHDGPASIGEFSWHELATTDWEAAWAFYSELFGWREASREDMGEAGTYLEFHRGAHPLGGIFNRPPEMPVSAWLPYIRVPDAQVTAERVVKRGGTILNGPMEVPGGDLIAHCKDPQGAIFAFHATKAE; translated from the coding sequence ATGACTGAAACGCCGAACGGACGGTTCTGCTGGGGCGAACTGCTCACGACGGACCCGGAGGCCGCCGCGGACTTCTATGCCGCCGTCATCGGCTGGGGGACGAGGGAGTGGGAGGGGAGCGAGACGCCCTACTCGGTGTGGATGAACGGTGAGATGCCGGTCGGGGGCTTCATGCGGCTTCCACCGGAGGTTGCCGCAACCGGAGCGCCGCCGCACTGGCTTGCATACGTCTCGACCCCGGATGCCGAAGCGTGCGCCGTGAAGGCCGAAAACCTGGGAGGCAAACTGCTGAACCTGTTCGACATTCCCGAGGTGGGGCGCATGGCCATCATCGCCGACCCCCAGGGAGCCGTGATCACTGCGTACCAGCCGTCGGACGCGACGCCTGGGCACGACGGCCCGGCTTCCATCGGCGAGTTTTCCTGGCACGAACTCGCCACCACGGACTGGGAGGCGGCGTGGGCGTTCTACTCGGAGCTGTTCGGCTGGCGCGAGGCCAGCCGCGAGGACATGGGCGAGGCGGGCACCTATCTGGAGTTTCACCGCGGCGCGCATCCGCTGGGAGGCATCTTCAACCGTCCTCCGGAGATGCCGGTGTCGGCCTGGCTTCCCTACATTCGCGTGCCGGACGCGCAGGTCACGGCCGAGAGGGTGGTCAAGCGGGGTGGAACGATCCTGAACGGGCCGATGGAGGTGCCTGGCGGAGACCTCATCGCCCATTGCAAGGACCCGCAGGGAGCCATCTTCGCGTTTCACGCTACGAAGGCGGAATAG